From the Musa acuminata AAA Group cultivar baxijiao chromosome BXJ3-1, Cavendish_Baxijiao_AAA, whole genome shotgun sequence genome, the window TATTGATGAAGTTATATACTAGAGCCAAAGTTGAAGAGCAACTCGAGAGTTTTAGTGGTGCTACTTAACCTTTACCTCTCTTTGAGAAGGTCATTCAACAATTGGATCTCAAGATGGATCCCAACTACATTTCTTGTATATTGAGGTAGATGAGTTGGACGGGATCATGCTTGACTAGAATCAACCTGGTTGTTCGATAAAGATTGATTTAGTGCTATAATAAAGGCGAGCTTATCAACTTCACGTGGATGAATTTTCAAATTTTTGTATAGTCACTTGGAGAGATGATAGGGATTGACCTTGAAAAATAGAGAATGTACTTTGGTTAAGGACTCTCTTACCTCGAATGATACAACTTGTTGATACCGTATGAACTCTTGACCCTTAGGAATACTTTTTTGGGTAAAAGGAAATCAAGATATCCCAAATCGATGAACTCCAACAATATAAAAAGATCCTATGGGATGATGGATAAAATATTCAAGATACAAATCATACATAATATGAAAGCTTGTCTGATGATAAAATATAAGGTAACCGATTCTCATACGATCGACTTAATCAAACTTTTAAGTCTATGAGACAATTTTTGATGCTTTTAAACCGTATAGAGTATGCATGAAAAAATAACTCGATTTTGTCATTTATTAGAGAATCGAATCAAACCATTCAGAAATGAAACGACTGATAAAGGAAGCTTTAAAGGTAAACCGAAAGAATCACAACATTGCTCCGTTCTTTCGAGTGCTAAAAAATAATCCGAAAGAGTTTTAATGGGCTGTGTCCTAACTTGACCCCTGCATCGTCATCCGAAGATCCGGATCCGCTATTGGATGTCAACCGGGTCCTATTGCACCCGAATTCGACCTGACTCGATGCCCAAACTTGATTCTGGTAAATACCGGTCCGATGTGATCACTTATAATCGCGAGCGTTCATCCAACTGTTGGATTAAGATCCAGCCGTCATAAACCAAATGGATCGCGAATCCCAAATCCTAAAGCGATCTAACCATCGGCACATCATCCCGAACCTTCAAGACAAAAAAGCTGAGCAAAGTCCTTCTTTGGTCTCGTTTCCCCTCGCGGCCGCCGTCCCGATCTGAAACCCTAGCGAAGCGGGAAAGCTGATGGGCTTCGACGTCGGCACCGTCCCCTTTAACTCCGACGGTTGGGGTCCGCCGGAGACGCCCGCCTCCCCTCTCCTCAGCAAGCACGACGGCGCCGCTCACCCGGCCAACATTCCCTTCGCCCCCTTCTCCCGATCCGAGAAGCTCGGCCGCGTTGCGGACTGGACTCGCAACTCCAACTTTGCCGCCAATCCTTCCCGATCTGCCGGCGGCGGCCGCGACGCCGTCTTCGACTTCGCTCTCGACGAGTCCTCCGCCCTCGCCGGCGCGGCCACCGATGACTCGTCCTTCCGCCTCGTTGACGGTAAGCCCCCTCCTCGCCCCAAGTTCGGCCCTCGCTGGCGCTTCCAGCAGCGCCCGCAGCTGCCGCAGCGCCGCGACGAAGAGGTTGAGGCTCGGAAGCGCGAGGCCGAGAAGGAGCGCGCCCGCCGCGATCGCCTCTATCACCTCAACCATCGCTTCTCCTCGTCCGCCGGCGGTCACGGTCCTCGCCGGGACACCCCCGCCCCCAAGTCCTCTGTCGACATCCAGCCCGAGTGGACCATGCTGGACCAGATCCCCTTCTCCACCTTCTCTAAGCTCTCCTTTTCCGTCCCCGATCCGCCCGAGGACCTCCTCGTCTGTGGCGCCCTCGAGTTCTACGACCGCTCCTTCGACCGCGTCAATCCCAAGAACGAGCGCCGCCTTGAGCGCTTCAAGTCCCGCAACTTCTTCAAGGTCACAACCACCGACGACCCCGTCATCCGCCGTCTCGCCGCTGATGACAAGGCCACCGTCTTCGCCACCGACGTCATCCTCTCTGCTCTCATGTGCTCCCCGCGGTCCGTGTCATCCTGGGACATTGTCATCCAGCGCGTCGGCAACAAGCTCTTCTTTGACAAGCGCGAGGGGTCTCAACTGGACCTCCTCTCCGTCAACGAGACCTCGCAGGAGGCACTCCCCGATGCCAAGGAGGACATTAACTCTGCCTACTCCCTCGCCATTGAGGCCACTTACGTCAACCAGAACTTCTCGCAGCAGGTCCTTGTGCGTGATGGCAACAAGGTTACGTTTGATGAACCTAACCCCTTTGCTACTGAAGGCGAGGAGGTCGCCTCTGTTGCATACCGGTACCGCCGCTGGAAGCTCGATGAGGATACTCACCTCGTCGCCCGCTGTGAGGTGCACAGTGTGACTGACGTCAAGGGGCAACGAGCCTTCATGACCCTGAACGCTCTCAATGAGTTTGATCCGAAGTACTCGGGGGTAGACTGGAGGCAGAAACTTGAGACACAGAGGGGAGCAGTTCTCGCCACCGAGCTCAAGAACAACACCAACAAGCTAGCCAAGTGGACCGCTCAAGCCCTCCTTGCAGGCGCTGACCTGATGAAACTGGGTTATGTCTCTAGAGTCCATCCTCGGGACCACTTTAACCATGTTATCTTGAGTGTGATCGGCTACAAGCCGAGGGATTTTGCCGCTCAGATCAACCTCAATACGTCGAACATGTGGGGGATTGTAAAATCGATCGTAGACCTTTGCATGAAGCTAAATGAAGGGAAATATGTGCTTGTGAAGGACCCTGTCAAGCCGCAGGTAAGGATCTATGAGGTGCCGGCCGATGCATTTGAGAATGAGTATGTGGAGGAGCCACTGCCAGAGGAGGAGCAGGTGCAGCCGCCTGCAGAGGAAGATGCCACTGGCAATGCTATGGATGCAGCAGCAGAAGCAGAGGCCAATTCTGCTGCTGGAGCagcagaggaggagaaggatgtTAGCGCTTCCACTGTCTGAAGGTTACTCGTGTTCTTCATTAATATTTTTGATCTTTAGTAGCAACAACATTTTCATGAGGACTAAGCTGTGCCATCTGAAGTTTTGAACTTGTGggattattttctttttgttatgCTTGAATAGTGGGTTGAGTCTTCTAAGACTGGCTTATGCTTCTCACTGTTAGGGTAGTGCTTGGTCAAAATGCTAGCTTGCTTCATTTTTGGCAGGACATTTGCTGATATGTTTAGCTTATGTTATGTTCTGTTATTCAGTATGCATGCCTTCATTGTCCAACTGATGAGGTAGCCTTACTATTGGTAAATTGATGggcttattatttttatatacatacatatctgACAAGTTTCTGCAAGATTTATCTTTTCTTAAAAGTTATG encodes:
- the LOC103986350 gene encoding eukaryotic translation initiation factor 3 subunit D-like, producing the protein MGFDVGTVPFNSDGWGPPETPASPLLSKHDGAAHPANIPFAPFSRSEKLGRVADWTRNSNFAANPSRSAGGGRDAVFDFALDESSALAGAATDDSSFRLVDGKPPPRPKFGPRWRFQQRPQLPQRRDEEVEARKREAEKERARRDRLYHLNHRFSSSAGGHGPRRDTPAPKSSVDIQPEWTMLDQIPFSTFSKLSFSVPDPPEDLLVCGALEFYDRSFDRVNPKNERRLERFKSRNFFKVTTTDDPVIRRLAADDKATVFATDVILSALMCSPRSVSSWDIVIQRVGNKLFFDKREGSQLDLLSVNETSQEALPDAKEDINSAYSLAIEATYVNQNFSQQVLVRDGNKVTFDEPNPFATEGEEVASVAYRYRRWKLDEDTHLVARCEVHSVTDVKGQRAFMTLNALNEFDPKYSGVDWRQKLETQRGAVLATELKNNTNKLAKWTAQALLAGADLMKLGYVSRVHPRDHFNHVILSVIGYKPRDFAAQINLNTSNMWGIVKSIVDLCMKLNEGKYVLVKDPVKPQVRIYEVPADAFENEYVEEPLPEEEQVQPPAEEDATGNAMDAAAEAEANSAAGAAEEEKDVSASTV